One Lutzomyia longipalpis isolate SR_M1_2022 chromosome 4, ASM2433408v1 DNA segment encodes these proteins:
- the LOC129795671 gene encoding enoyl-CoA hydratase, mitochondrial, translated as MATVTRLLVGRVGTLAKATTASHLRMFASAPSFEFIKTEKKGENSNVGLITLNRPKALNALCNGLMTEVSQALDAFEADKSIGAIVITGSEKAFAAGADIKEMQNNTYAGCILGNFLQDWTRVARTQKPVIAAVNGYALGGGCELAMMCDIIYAGDKAKFGQPEIAIGTIPGAGGSQRLTRVVGKSKAMEMCLTGDMITAQEAHSMNLVSKVVPADKLVDEAVKLGEKISKHSPLIVALCKEAVNTAYETTLAEGLKFERRHFHATFSTKDRKEGMTAFVEKRPPVFTSE; from the exons ATGGCAACTGTTACAAGACTACTTGTGGGGCGCGTTGGCACCCTCGCCAAAGCCACCACTGCTTCCCATCTTCGTATGTTTGCCT CTGCACCGTCATTTGAATTCATTAAGACTGAGAAGAAGGGGGAGAACAGCAATGTTGGCCTCATCACACTGAATCGCCCCAAAGCCCTCAATGCTCTGTGCAATGGGTTGATGACGGAAGTGAGTCAGGCACTGGATGCCTTTGAGGCGGACAAATCCATTGGGGCCATTGTCATCACGGGGAGTGAGAAAGCCTTCGCTGCTGGAGCAGATATCAAGGAGATGCAGAACAACACGTACGCCGGATGCATCCTGGGCAACTTCCTGCAGGACTGGACACGCGTTGCACGTACACAGAAGCCCGTGATTGCAGCTGTGAATGGGTACGCCCTGGGTGGTGGCTGTGAGCTTGCCATGATGTGTGACATCATCTATGCGGGGGATAAGGCCAAATTCGGACAGCCGGAGATTGCAATTGGCACCATCCCAGGGGCTGGTGGCTCCCAGCGCCTAACACGTGTTGTTGGCAAGTCCAAGGCAATGGAGATGTGCCTCACGGGAGACATGATTACGGCCCAGGAGGCGCACAGCATGAACCTCGTGAGTAAAGTTGTCCCAGCCGATAAGCTCGTTGATGAGGCCGTGAAGCTGGGTGAGAAGATCAGCAAACACTCCCCCCTCATCGTGGCACTGTGCAAGGAAGCCGTGAATACAGCGTACGAGACAACACTGGCTGAGGGACTCAAATTCGAACGTCGTCACTTCCATGCCACCTTCAGCACCAAGGATCGCAAGGAGGGGATGACTGCCTTCGTTGAGAAGCGCCCCCCAGTCTTCACAAGCGAATAA
- the LOC129795640 gene encoding RNA-binding protein lark, with product MPGAGTFKLFIGNIDEKTQASELRPLFEKYGTVVECDVVKNYGFVHMENEQQGRDAIQNLNGYVVNSQPMKVEAAKSRRAPNTSTTKIFVGNLTDKTRAPEVRELFQKYGTVVECDIVRNYGFVHLDCAGDVNEVIRELNGKVVDGQPLKVQVSTSRVRPKPGMGDPEQCYRCGRSGHWSKECPRLMFSERGYRGDRMYRDPYPPPPPPPFLRDRIMDGFRDSYDSYYDRRYDDGRDLFERRYSGMGAMRGGSGSGMGAREFAGMGSMGRREPLPPLPPLGRSGSSGGGSGLGSMRGSLSSGNGSGYDSMFSRRSPPRSGSNGMNRFGIYEDFSRDSFDDRRPGMRGPSPTHRYAPY from the exons atgccGGGCGCTGGAACATTCAAACTCTTCATCGGGAACATCGATGAAAAAACCCAAGCATCGGAATTGCGGCCGTTATTTGAAAAGTACGGCACGGTGGTTGAATGCGACGTTGTGAAAAATTACGGATTTGTTCACATGGAAAATGAGCAGCAGGGACGCGATGCAATCCAAAATTTGAATGGGTACGTGGTGAATTCGCAGCCAATGAAGGTGGAAGCCGCGAAAAGTCGTCGAGCCCCAAATACGTCAACGACAAAAATCTTTGTTGGCAATCTCACGGACAAAACACGCGCACCGGAAGTGAGGGAGTTATTCCAGAAATACGGAACGGTGGTCGAATGTGACATTGTCCGGAATTACGGCTTTGTCCATCTGGATTGCGCGGGTGACGTGAACGAAGTGATCAGGGAGTTGAATGGAAAAGTTGTGGACGGGCAGCCGTTGAAAGTGCAGGTGTCGACGAGTCGCGTGCGTCCAAAGCCAGGCATGGGTGATCCGGAACAGTGCTACAGGTGCGGTCGTTCGGGGCACTGGTCCAAGGAATGCCCACGGCTCATGTTCTCGGAGCGCGGATATCGCGGCGATAGGATGTACCGCGATCCATACCCACCCCCGCCACCGCCGCCATTCTTGCGGGACAGGATCATGGACGGATTTCGG GATTCCTATGACAGCTACTACGATAGACGCTATGACGATGGCAGGGATTTGTTTGAGCGACGCTACTCCGGAATGGGGGCAATGCGTGGCGGAAGTGGCTCCGGAATGGGGGCGAGGGAATTTGCAGGAATGGGCAGTATGGGGCGTCGTGAGCCATTGCCCCCACTCCCGCCTCTTGGACGTTCCGGAAGCTCAGGTGGTGGTTCGGGGTTAGGTTCAATGCGTGGATCCCTCAGCAGTGGCAATGGTTCTGGATATGATTCAATGTTCAGCCGAAGAAGTCCCCCACGAAGTGGAAGCAATGGAATGAATCGATTTGG aatctATGAGGACTTTAGTCGTGATTCCTTCGATGATCGTCGCCCAGGGATGAGAGGACCATCTCCGACGCATCGTTATGCGCCCTACTGA
- the LOC129795654 gene encoding protein OSCP1, whose amino-acid sequence MSRGNIFLVINLGCEMLYVIDQRLKAQCVNLEKAAQVLRDLTGVLLDPKFLMQLISSTDGPENLLTGQQCRLLMWDIASCSLMRLDATSYEKLWDLMVVLFKWQLHIAANHPEKLLEITLRHLDGIGKLMTEMRKSILIDCAKKAIIDHWDGLECPQRMGVMRSLVKWLRPFRVKISILLRLGLQQNDGKFVEVADDDPRQFYTMTIGENIYAKSANVGRNRSAGHQSSLSTLQASTNDLTTLADQLTVPSDEGMQQSTYCLLDNIILSAADDDTGRDAAVQQRTHEFVRITSEDTIESRLQDLGFAAMETTEEATQEPQLTAHEQLLQLLDTENSEE is encoded by the exons atgtctcgtGGTAATATTTTTCTCGTAATAAATCTGGGATGTGAGATGCTGTATGTGATTGATCAGAGACTCAAAGCACAGTGCGTGAATCTCGAGAAAGCTGCTCAAG TTCTGCGTGATTTGACGGGAGTCCTGTTGGATCCAAAATTCCTCATGCAGCTCATTAGCTCCACCGATGGCCCCGAGAATCTCCTTACGGGTCAGCAGTGTCGCCTACTAATGTGGGATATAGCATCGTGCTCCCTGATGCGCCTCGATGCGACGTCGTATGAGAAACTCTGGGATCTCATGGTGGTGCTGTTCAAGTGGCAACTGCACATTGCAGCAAATCACCCGGAGAAGCTGCTGGAGATCACCCTGAGGCATCTCGATGGGATTGGGAAGCTCATGACGGAAATGCGAAAGTCCATTCTCATTGACTGCGCCAAGAAGGCCATCATTGATCACTGGGATGGGTTGGAGTGTCCCCAAAGGATGGGCGTTATGCGATCCCTCGTGAAGTGGTTGCGTCCATTTCGTGTGAAAATCAGCATTCTCCTCAGGTTGGGATTGCAGCAGAACGATGGGAAATTCGTGGAAGTCGCTGATGATGATCCACGACAATTCTACACGATGACCATCGGGGAGAATATCTATGCCAAGAGTGCCAATGTTGGGAGGAATCGTTCAGCTGGACACCAGAGCTCCCTATCAACGCTCCAGGCGTCCACAAATGACTTAACCACCCTGGCGGATCAACTCACCGTACCCAGTGACGAAGGGATGCAGCAATCAACTTACTGTCTTCTCGACAATATAATCTTAAGTGCAGCAGATGATGATACGGGCAGGGATGCAGCAGTGCAACAGCGAACGCATGAATTCGTTCGTATCACCTCCGAGGACACCATTGAGAGTCGCCTGCAGGATTTGGGATTCGCAGCAATGGAAACAACAGAGGAAGCTACACAGGAACCACAATTAACAGCACATGAGCAACTTCTGCAACTTCTTGACACGGAAAATTCCGAAGAATGA
- the LOC129795728 gene encoding eukaryotic translation elongation factor 1 epsilon-1 yields the protein MSQIEIIQKISNYLHVDPGKLSQNREKVVTRTLNGDKHVMGFATILGSLAGKKYKNLEEECLVRQWIEYCSLHANPTLLTNRSHQRCLLEELNAYLATRSYFVGHSLTLADVVVFYSLNQTIASFQNSDKEKFIHLSRWFDHIQQVESVRQGMMLVNFTSLRTIR from the exons ATGTcccaaattgaaataattcaaaagatCTCCAACTACCTCCACGTGGATCCGGGAAAATTATCCCAGAATCGTGAGAAG GTGGTAACAAGAACACTCAATGGGGATAAACACGTCATGGGATTTGCAACAATTCTCGGAAGTTTAGCTGGGAAGAAGTATAAGAATTTGGAGGAGGAGTGTTTAGTACGGCAGTGGATTGAGTACTGCAGCTTGCATGCGAATCCCACTCTCCTGACCAATAGGAGTCATCAAAGGTGCCTCCTGGAGGAGTTAAATGCCTACCTTGCTACACGATCGTACTTTGTTGGTCATTCCCTAACCCTAGCTGATGTTGTTGTCTTCTATTCCCTCAACCAGACCATTGCAAGTTTCCAGAATTCagataaagagaaatttatcCACCTGTCGCGGTGGTTTGATCACATCCAACAGGTGGAGAGTGTCCGTCAGGGGATGATGCTTGTGAATTTCACATCACTACGCACAATCCGCTGA
- the LOC129794419 gene encoding enoyl-[acyl-carrier-protein] reductase, mitochondrial-like, whose translation MDQEVRQLSHLQFGPPQEVVQLERKTLTQELQETEIFLKILASPVNSADLITITGKYAITPLLPCVPGNECVARVEKIGSAVRDLAVGDLVVPFRSGLGTWRSHGIFSASDWFRIPPSMDTVAAATLTVNPPTAYRMLRDFVALKPGDTVLQNGANSAVGQLVAQLCRKWGINCVGVVRARPDIDALKTKLKAGGATEIYTEEEFAKTEVFTDSLPAPKLALNCVGGESAENLLNDLAHGGYFVTYGCISRRDITIPSSVFIYRDIKCCGFWRTNWTRENHGNPERVRMLEEIVAMYQAGDLTAPDAEMIPIENFQTALGGVQGKKCIITYE comes from the coding sequence ATGGATCAGGAAGTTCGTCAATTGTCCCATTTGCAATTTGGGCCACCACAGGAGGTGGTACAGCTCGAGAGGAAAACCCTCACGCAGGAGTTGCAGGAGAcggagattttcctcaaaattctcGCATCTCCCGTCAATTCAGCTGATCTTATCACAATCACGGGCAAGTATGCCATCACCCCACTCCTTCCGTGTGTTCCTGGCAATGAGTGCGTAGCTCGTGTTGAGAAGATCGGAAGTGCCGTGCGGGATCTTGCTGTTGGGGATCTTGTTGTACCCTTTCGTAGTGGTCTGGGGACATGGCGCTCCCATGGGATCTTCAGTGCATCCGATTGGTTCCGTATACCCCCAAGCATGGACACTGTGGCAGCTGCTACCCTCACGGTGAATCCCCCAACAGCCTACCGGATGCTGCGGGATTTTGTGGCGCTCAAACCCGGTGATACAGTCCTCCAGAATGGGGCCAACAGTGCTGTGGGGCAGCTTGTTGCACAGCTATGCCGCAAATGGGGCATAAACTGTGTGGGCGTTGTACGTGCACGCCCAGACATTGATGCCCTCAAGACGAAACTCAAGGCGGGCGGGGCAACGGAAATCTACACCGAAGAGGAGTTTGCCAAGACGGAAGTCTTCACGGATAGTCTCCCAGCCCCGAAGTTGGCACTCAATTGCGTCGGCGGGGAAAGTGCGGAAAATCTTCTCAATGACCTCGCACACGGTGGGTACTTTGTCACCTACGGATGCATCTCGAGGCGCGACATAACCATCCCATCTTCCGTCTTCATCTACCGCGACATCAAGTGCTGCGGCTTCTGGCGCACAAACTGGACACGCGAGAATCACGGGAATCCCGAACGTGTGCGCATGCTGGAGGAGATTGTTGCCATGTACCAGGCGGGTGATCTCACAGCTCCTGATGCCGAAATGATTCCCATTGAGAACTTCCAGACTGCCCTCGGGGGTGTCCAGGGGAAGAAATGTATTATTACTTATGAATAA